The Bombina bombina isolate aBomBom1 chromosome 9, aBomBom1.pri, whole genome shotgun sequence sequence cagtcctagtACATAACTTCCCCCCCCCAACCCCAGGACACAACTTCAATAATTCCCTCTACATTTGTCTTGCAGGTGACTTTAAAGCACATCCCCGTGAGCTGATCATAGCACCTTCATGGTTGAAAGGCTGGAAGGGAAACGAACTACAGAGGTGTATAAGGAAGCGTCAGATGGTTGGCGCAAGGATGTTTTATCATGATAGGGAAAACCTGAACAAGAGAATTCGATTTCTCTATAAAAGATTCAACAGATATGGCAAACACCGCTAGCATCTAACCTCTAGGACTCCTGAGACCCCAAATAAACTACTGTGGCTATGTTGACTGAGTGCTCTGCTTTCTTAAAACCTTTTTACTCAAAAGCAAAGATGGGCACTGAGAGATCAGTACATGACTAGCAGCAGTGGGGGAAAGCTTTTAAGTTACTAGATTCCTTGTATTTGTATACTTGTTATGGGATATTTCCGAATATAAGTCCTTATGTTTGTTTTCACTCATTTTAAGTATAAGTATCTAAAGTGTTTATTAATATACACATCTGTATTTACCTGTAATACCCAGGAGTAGGCCCCCTGTTCCTGTCAGGGCTGTACCCAGGAGTAGGCCCCCCTGTTCCTGTCAGGGCTATAGCTAGTGTGTGTCACATGATGAGCAAACCGTCAACTCTCACAGCTGTGCAGAGTTATTCTCAGTTATTGAGCAGATTGTTACTGATGCAGCTCAAGCTAGGTGCTTGGAACAGACTTTAATGGTCTTTAATGGCTCTTTTTGGTAACCCAGATATCCAGCTGTGTGGCATAGTGGTGACCCAACTGCTTTACAAAAACTGTAGTACCCCGAGTAGTGAGAGATAGATTTTGAGATGTTTGTATAGATGCAGGGTGAAGGCAACAGTTCTGGTGCATATTTAGCCCATATAGATTGTAAGTGGGGCGCAGTCAATAGTTCAGGGGTGTCAAGCACAATCTGGTTTACAAGTGGACGGTTACATTTTACACATACGCTATGTGGCCCCTCTTGTTCATGTGTCTTCTAGAATATCTTCTATGGTTATATTTTAACCAAATCATCTTAACGTGGCCAAACTTGTTTTAGAgtatcctatacttttaatggctattgtagtGAGAGCACTATTAGCGCTTTCATTGCACTCATACTACAAGTGATGATACTGCTTTATAATGTAAAAATGATTCACTTGCTAgtctgcataacaaaacacatgacaaCTCAatggaaataaaggatttaagttaTATGTAGACTTAATACTTATGAAACAAAACTTATTAATGAAAACAATGTTTTATGGTAGAATTAAAAGGGTATGGACATGTGGCGGCGCTGCAGCGGTGTATGTGGAGCTTAGAGCTCAGTGATAGCCAACCTGCATATTACTGTGCTTCCCCCATACAAGCCTGTTATATGAGGGAATGGACGCACATGCAGATGTAGGGCTCTCTAGACTAGCACTTGGGAAAGCATATGGATTGTGTTTGAACGAATTTAGCACACAACATTTTTGTGCTACTTAATGTTTAATCATACACTGTTCTCTATCTGCTGTAATGCACCAATCACAAACCGGGGCACATGTGTCCAGTTAAATGAATATAAGTAGAAAAGGTATGTCACTAACAGATCTCACAATAATGTAAAAAGTGCCCTACTCGCAAGTGAAGATGCACTAGATAGCGCTAAAGAAGCGGGTGACACTTTTAAGAGCCGCTAAGCTGAATCTCACTCCGGTCAAAGATGACACTAACAGAACTCAAAATACTGTGCATTTATGGCAAACCGGGGTCTCACATCAAACGTGGCAAATCCTTCCAGATATACACACCACTGCAGAGAGAAGAGATCCCAGCAATGTTACTCAGTCCAAGGCAATTTGTCttttaataaaacattgtaaaaTAGGTACATCCACAACATGTTTCTCAGTTATACAACAGTTTCATAAGGTGAATATATAATAATGCCATGactgagtttaaaaaaaaagtcagcGTACCTCTGTCTCAAGCTGTAGGT is a genomic window containing:
- the MRPL51 gene encoding 39S ribosomal protein L51, mitochondrial, translating into MWPISQLLGRSCHVFPLPSLTTRTFSLGQWSLIRMNFLPKPKTSDRWDNKRAMFGVYDNIGILGDFKAHPRELIIAPSWLKGWKGNELQRCIRKRQMVGARMFYHDRENLNKRIRFLYKRFNRYGKHR